The following are encoded together in the Streptomyces sp. NBC_01465 genome:
- a CDS encoding HNH endonuclease family protein — MRRLGIRTALVFCTVSSVALIAGCESTTVGGTTGGAPGTGAPAGTYGTSPLDNPDGTKPGLAPLTSAADKAAARKIIEKVATKGRGPKTGYDRDKFGSAWLDTADGVPLARNGCDTRNDLLKRDGKDLTYRGTKKCVVMSMTLNDPYTGKPIDWKKAKASIVQIDHVMPLSYDWQMGAARWDTAKRKQIANDPLNLIPVDGPSNGSKSDSGPASWLPPYKPIRCSYAVRFAQVSLKYGLPVTAPDKATMLTQCGG; from the coding sequence ATGCGTCGACTCGGGATACGTACCGCACTTGTCTTCTGCACCGTCAGTTCGGTTGCCCTCATCGCGGGGTGCGAGTCCACGACGGTGGGCGGGACCACCGGCGGGGCTCCGGGCACGGGGGCCCCGGCCGGAACGTACGGCACCAGTCCGCTCGACAATCCGGACGGTACGAAGCCGGGTCTGGCCCCGCTGACCTCCGCGGCCGACAAGGCGGCGGCCCGGAAGATCATCGAGAAGGTGGCCACCAAGGGGCGCGGTCCCAAGACCGGTTACGACCGGGACAAGTTCGGCAGCGCCTGGCTGGACACGGCCGACGGAGTGCCGCTGGCCCGCAACGGGTGCGACACCAGGAACGATCTGCTGAAGCGGGACGGCAAGGACCTCACGTACCGCGGGACGAAGAAGTGCGTCGTGATGTCGATGACGCTGAACGACCCGTACACCGGCAAGCCGATCGACTGGAAGAAGGCGAAGGCGTCGATCGTCCAGATCGACCATGTGATGCCGCTGTCCTACGACTGGCAGATGGGCGCCGCCCGCTGGGACACCGCCAAGCGCAAGCAGATCGCCAACGATCCGCTCAACCTGATCCCGGTGGACGGGCCTTCGAACGGTTCCAAGAGCGACTCGGGTCCGGCGTCCTGGCTGCCCCCGTACAAGCCGATCCGCTGCTCCTACGCGGTGCGCTTCGCGCAGGTCTCGCTGAAGTACGGGCTGCCGGTGACGGCTCCCGACAAGGCGACGATGCTCACCCAGTGCGGGGGCTGA